The following proteins come from a genomic window of Crassostrea angulata isolate pt1a10 chromosome 1, ASM2561291v2, whole genome shotgun sequence:
- the LOC128163012 gene encoding perlucin-like isoform X1, with the protein MQKILFISLVYTCMYQALAVCPQGFVEHEGSCYHVIRIQATWAEGRMYCHAYGSKLVSIETQKENTFLVNYLKSIDNQVHSARFWIGGNDIAQTGTYIWEGTQLPLNAGYTNYYQGSPDNGGDNLEEHCMEMSDRYNYEWNDNECKSKFYPICEMSGEDAEIIG; encoded by the exons ATGCAgaagattttatttatatcgctggtttatacatgtatgtatcaag CATTGGCAGTCTGCCCGCAAGGATTTGTAGAACACGAGGGGTCCTGCTACCATGTGATAAGGATTCAAGCTACGTGGGCTGAAGGAAGA ATGTACTGCCATGCATATGGATCGAAGTTAGTCAGTATTGAAACGCAGAAAGAAAACACGTTTCTTGTTAACTACCTAAAAAGCATTGATA ACCAGGTTCATTCGGCACGGTTTTGGATCGGCGGAAATGACATAGCGCAAACCGGAACTTACATCTGGGAAGGAACACAACTTCCCTTAAACGCTGGGTACACTAATTACTATCAAGGGTCCCCTGATAATGGTGGAGACAATTTGGAAGAACACTGCATGGAAATGTCAGATCGCTATAACTATGAATGGAATGATAATGAATGTAAAAGCAAGTTCTATCCTATTTGTGAAATGAG tgGAGAAGATGCCGAAATCATTGGATAA
- the LOC128171582 gene encoding protocadherin Fat 4-like: MISRCLVFAVFFVRCGLAAVCTTEDYTGHEKALTKKDTFEGGNFNRGHLMLDSLYTVPCCGEVQQWEMYVEQPGRVQLQIWRGTASGYQLVGQNNFTLTSDEGSGVRAGLKEQYLPIIPEQRIQVQANDVIGWATPDDEIIPYKREGSGSLVIQESMADVAVGGEFDWSTGTLINKRYYAIKAILAPGNGPEMSAFPTSITLSHTTALGTIIYTPVLTSMSGTFSLSSSGEFAIDINSGVVTLSAPMAVGSYSLSVSVTDSCGRSQTQSFIVISTNDAPTLSGLPFSNDLHENTILETSLHTFSTTDNDGDSFTCAIENTFGIFLLKSNLTGSIIGYEIYSKSSPGLSYAAVSTYTLNISCSDGIDTSSEIFIVYILQNVAPSFTNLPSSTTISAKSTLIGTTVYSVQYSDPDSSSLTLSSSCSPLPCPFSVASDGTITCTTDLKGETTVSYSLEFHVKDSLVSTGPGTLTIHLSALNTAPVIQNLPQTLFISEHLSVASLIYQISVYDPDVTDVLSTTFTVQPSSGALLFETNTTDLTVHYGASLNYEALTAYNYTIYVAVSDGIFSDASYLTISVLDENEPPNVNLDTYYITVDEGQKDTPLPAVGFVVTDEDIGDSYTYAITDGPNFVINATTGVISFAMDIEVTVTSTFNITVQVTDSGGLFDTCVVVVTIRNVNRKPYFTNLPVTLSFPENTASGTLLYVLGVVDESLASTSVSYSITPVLATNLFSYKDTDRKLNLAEGFNFDYETTTMYNLTFEANDGSITSDSAILCLEITNVNEAPKFQSPVYYITFNENASGSTLPSIAYNVNDPDAGDTLTYSLLTGDFVTKLGIDSGTGQMHLTADLYIDYTLSTNTTVQVTDMNGLSSTAVVEMTIVNVNRVPYFLNLPFTLNVAENIPSGTVVYDVTARDDDTTDVLTYTVAFVPTYASALLQFDSTGNTIKLRDNATLNYQLLNQVVASVTVQDLSGATVTSNLTVNIDNVNQPPVFSSNLYFGEVDDGTLGLPVTVLISATDPDITDVLSYSIESQSTAGIFSINTTSGELSTAVDDAYYKTFGNCTLLVQVQDQFGAYDQTTVVITVNHVNTRPEIANFTGSYEISEALPVGSLLSIFSVTDPDSLDIITKRISWDPASGVDKFSLSFSSRQLYIYLNEAVDYEVQSSYNLTLIFNDGYEDSPSYQVAYSVGDVNEAPSFQYNTYNVKVNESDAGTIIDFDVVYSDPDIGDTTTCEIFSGNDNLYFDILSSTCALSLAKNYDIDTSLPSTHSLIVKVVDSKGLSATTSVNIEVLDINDNAPQFEGPELVEFVYSDSLIGSQVQKLSVSDKDSSLNAQLTCSMDSSHAASQFALAGDCTIYQTESLEGMAEGSEINFTAVVKDAGNPSLSSTALVRIIIQGTEKPATTAVSSGGLNFTDWEVLLICGAIGLVGLLGLINAVMMYRKGCCKKLPTGKDSSKVAQKNRVEDKPEERKSRPNSSQNARRKTRRAPSLPLTTPKMETVSVSNARCEDLERILTPTDISFNDGFETGRSSISSDRSFPSFPRPSRRISDVLGPRSNFDYV, from the exons CACTTTTGAAGGAGGGAACTTCA ACAGAGGCCATCTCATGCTGGATTCACTGTACACAGTTCCGTGTTGCGGGGAGGTGCAACAATGGGAGATGTATGTAGAGCAACCCGGTCGCGTGCAACTCCAAATATGGCGAGGAACGGCGTCCGGATACCAACTTGTCGGCCAAAACAACTTTACATTGACCTCAG ACGAAGGCTCAGGAGTACGAG CCGGATTAAAGGAACAGTACCTACCCATAATTCCAGAGCAGAGAATACAAGTTCAGGCTAATGACGTCATCGGCTG GGCAACTCCTGATGATGAGATTATTCCTTATAAAAGAGAAGGGAGCGGATCTCTGGTTATACAGGAAAGTATGGCAGATGTGGCGGTGGGGGGTGAATTCGACTGGAGCACAGGGACACTCATTAACAAGAGATATTACGCCATCAAAGCCATTCTTGCTCCGG GAAATGGTCCCGAGATGAGTGCTTTTCCTACATCCATAACTTTGTCTCATACGACAGCCCTCGGGACCATCATTTACACCCCAGTTCTAACAAGCATGTCCGGAACATTCTCACTCAGTTCCTCTGGAGAATTTGCCATTGATATAAATTCAG GAGTAGTTACTTTATCAGCTCCTATGGCCGTGGGGTCGTATAGCCTATCCGTCAGCGTGACAGACTCCTGCGGGCGGTCTCAGACCCAGAGCTTCATCGTCATCTCAACCAATGAT GCACCGACGCTTAGTGGACTGCCCTTCAGCAACGACCTGCATGAAAACACCATCCTTGAGACCTCTCTTCATACCTTTAGCACAACAGATAATGATGGTGATTCGTTCACCTGTGCAATAGAGAACACATTTGGAATATTCTTACTGAAGTCTAACTTGACAGGAAGCATCATAG GTTACGAAATATACTCCAAGAGCAGTCCTGGCCTGTCCTATGCAGCGGTTAGCACGTACACACTGAATATCAGCTGTTCTGACGGCATCGACACGTCATCAGAGATATTCATCGTGTACATTCTCCAGAATGTTGCCCCTTCTTTTACTAATCTACCAA GTTCCACAACAATATCTGCTAAGTCAACTCTGATAGGAACAACAGTATATTCGGTTCAGTATTCCGATCCCGATAGCAGTAGTCTGACATTAAGCAGCAGTTGTTCCCCCTTACCATGTCCATTCTCTGTCGCTTCAG ATGGCACAATAACTTGTACCACGGATTTAAAAGGCGAGACAACTGTGTCATACAGTCTAGAGTTCCACGTCAAAGACAGCCTAGTGTCAACCGGGCCGGGAACACTCACCATTCATCTCTCAG CTTTAAACACAGCTCCTGTCATCCAGAATCTTCCGCAAACTCTGTTTATCAGTGAGCATCTGTCTGTTGCCTCCCTTATATACCAGATTTCCGTGTACGACCCGGATGTTACTGACGTGCTATCTACAACGTTTACAGTACAGCCCTCTAGTGGTGCTCTGCTCTTTGAAACTAATACAACAG atTTAACAGTCCATTACGGGGCATCGTTGAATTATGAAGCCTTAACCGCATACAATTACACGATATACGTGGCGGTAAGCGATGGGATATTTAGTGATGCCTCGTATTTGACGATATCGGTGCTTGATGAAAACGAACCCCCCAACGTCAATCTCGATACCTACTACATTACTGTGGACGAGGGACAG AAAGACACGCCTCTTCCGGCAGTTGGATTTGTAGTGACCGATGAAGACATAGGCGACAGCTACACTTACGCAATAACAGATGGACCGAATTTCGTCATCAATGCCACAACGGGGGTTATATCATTTGCTATGGACATTGAAGTGACCGTTACTTCCACATTTAACATTACCGTACAGGTAACCGACTCAGGTGGGCTATTTGACACCTGTGTAGTGGTGGTCACAATTAGAAATGTCAACCGGAAGCCGTATTTTACCAACTTACCGGTGACCCTCAGTTTTCCGGAGAACACGGCTTCCGGTACACTACTGTATGTACTGGGAGTTGTGGACGAGAGCTTGGCGTCTACTTCCGTCTCCTACTCCATCACGCCCGTGTTGGCCACCAATCTGTTCTCTTACAAGGATACAG ACCGGAAGCTAAATCTTGCGGAAGGATTTAATTTTGACTACGAAACAACCACTATGTATAACCTAACGTTCGAAGCCAACGACGGATCTATCACTTCGGACTCGGCAATATTATGCCTGGAGATTACCAATGTCAACGAAGCCCCAAAATTTCAATCTCCTGTTTATTATATTACTTTCAACGAAAATGCT AGCGGATCCACACTTCCATCAATAGCATACAACGTTAATGACCCAGATGCTGGTGACACATTGACGTACAGTCTATTAACAGGAGATTTCGTGACAAAACTTGGAATAGACTCTGGCACGGGTCAGATGCATTTAACAGCAGACCTTTACATAGATTATACACTCAGTACGAACACCACTGTCCAAGTTACGGACATGAACGGGCTATCGTCAACGGCTGTCGTTGAAATGACGATTGTTAACGTAAATAGAGTACCTTACTTCCTCAACCTGCCTTTCACTTTAAACGTTGCCGAGAATATCCCGTCTGGAACTGTTGTGTATGACGTCACTGCTCGAGACGATGACACCACTGATGTTTTAACATACACTGTTGCTTTTGTACCCACATATGCGTCCGCTTTGCTGCAATTTGATTCGACAG GTAACACAATCAAGTTGCGCGACAATGCTACACTGAACTACCAGTTATTGAATCAAGTTGTGGCGTCAGTAACCGTTCAAGACCTGTCCGGGGCCACAGTGACGTCAAATCTCACCGTCAACATAGACAACGTCAACCAACCCCCTGTATTCTCTTCCAATCTGTATTTTGGAGAAGTCGATGACGGAACG TTAGGACTACCTGTCACAGTGTTGATATCTGCAACGGATCCAGATATCACTGACGTTCTATCGTACAGCATTGAAAGCCAAAGCACTGCAGGAATATTTAGCATCAACACAACATCCGGGGAACTATCCACGGCAGTAGATGACGCCTACTACAAGACGTTTGGGAACTGCACCTTACTTGTTCAGGTTCAGGACCAATTTGGTGCCTATGACCAAACAACCGTAGTCATCACTGTGAACCACGTGAATACTAGGCCAGAGATTGCAAATTTCACCGGAAGCTACGAAATTTCTGAAGCTCTTCCTGTCGGTTCCTTGTTATCTATTTTCTCTGTCACCGATCCCGACTCTCTTGACATCATAACGAAAAGAATTTCTTGGGACCCTGCCTCGGGTGTCGACAAGTTTTCCTTGAGTTTTTCAA GTAGACAACTCTACATTTATCTAAACGAGGCCGTAGATTACGAAGTACAATCTTCGTACAACTTGACTTTGATATTCAATGACGGCTACGAGGATTCGCCGTCCTATCAGGTTGCTTACTCTGTTGGTGACGTAAATGAAGCGCCCAGTTTTCAGTACAACACATATAATGTCAAAGTCAATGAAAGTGAT GCTGGGACTATCATTGACTTCGATGTCGTTTATTCCGACCCAGATATTGGTGATACGACAACTTGCGAGATATTCAGCGGAAATGATAACCTGTACTTTGACATTTTGTCTTCAACGTGTGCTTTGTCGTTGGCTAAGAACTACGATATTGACACTAGTCTACCCTCGACTCATTCTTTGATTGTCAAAGTAGTAGATAGCAAGGGTCTCTCTGCAACAACATCTGTCAACATCGAAGTTCTGGATATCAATGACAACGCCCCGCAATTCGAGGGACCGGAATTAGTTGAGTTCGTTTATTCGGATTCTTTAATTGGCAGCCAAGTCCAGAAGCTTAGCGTAAGCGACAAGGACAGTTCTCTAAATGCTCAGTTAACGTGCTCCATGGACAGTTCTCACGCCGCAAGTCAGTTTGCACTCGCAGGAGACTGTACGATTTATCAGACCGAGAGTCTAGAGGGAATGGCGGAAGGATCGGAAATAAATTTTACGGCTGTCGTAAAAGACGCGGGAAATCCTTCGTTGTCGTCAACTGCTTTGGTTCGAATAATTATTCAAGGAACAGAGAAACCAGCAACCACTGCAGTCAGTTCCGGTGGTTTAAACTTTACGGACTGGGAGGTGCTGCTGATCTGTGGGGCTATAGGTCTCGTGGGTCTGTTGGGTCTAATCAACGCGGTGATGATGTATCGCAAAGGATGCTGCAAGAAACTTCCAACAGGGAAAGACTCCTCCAAAGTAGCACAAAAGAATAG agTGGAAGATAAGCCCGAAGAGCGTAAGAGCCGACCTAACTCTTCCCAAAATGCTCGAAGGAAAACTAG AAGAGCACCTTCATTGCCACTTACTACTCCAAAGATGGAAACAGTTTCAG TTAGCAACGCTCGCTGTGAAGATCTAGAACGGATCCTGACGCCCACGGATATTTCTTTCAATGACGGTTTTGAGACGGGGCGGTCTTCTATCTCCAGTGACCGATCCTTCCCGTCATTCCCAAGACCCAGTCGCCGAATCAGTGACGTATTAGGCCCCCGATCTAACTTTGactatgtatga
- the LOC128162994 gene encoding uncharacterized protein LOC128162994 isoform X2, producing MRGIVFTVLGLLPLVCGHPYYRDYIPNGYAVFNPCGASYWEAVGHYDPNHHTVMKNPFGVALSNNNHIWNEALCRADSDGDGKTNGEELGDPNCVFTLGSTPSQASSGHPDCETIYSQTLAFANVDCVDSIGGIVNDYVEKVVNDGDCVFQAGPVFYKGSIIFEGTSGEYTIHFYLFTKTMWNQSIKDLLKKTYFKALLKQSSALSLKSERLLEPWRCVFRGYMSECSDHIHEVKTVEEMEKVMITTFLNGDKLSRWTFMDILKDMYMFEVSHVTFLARWVNFIATPINLILSMMFLSQFYLIGGRRESIINLNVSHLLIIVLVGSYMRLGTIRKCELWGITVSIVLLCLSLTGRSLYIRVCGYDSCPEGIYFLPLVLGFFTSLIQISSDFLYTDPSTGDITLEMLRDMFYGFTFDTSLTLDDQLRQVVWFFAWTVPSTFVSWVQQIGVQVAFVMTNIGYRPPDAETFVKYLKRCEQNGLDMYHRLPKSSCDISRMAMTSPCVQALKECGLLRKRESLTTRETLNLCVTIRLCSIYLRK from the exons ATGAGGGGCATCGTTTTCACCGTTCTGGGCCTGCTACCCTTGGTCTGTGGACACCCGTACTACAGGGACTATATCCCTAATGGTTACGCCGTGTTTAATCCTTGCGGCGCCAGTTACTGGGAAGCGGTAGGACACTATGACCCTAACCATCATACTGTCATGAAAAACCCATTTGGTGTT GCTTTAAGTAACAACAACCATATTTGGAACGAGGCCCTGTGTCGAGCAGATTCTGATGGGGACGGTAAGACCAATGGAGAGGAGTTGGGGGATCCAAATTGTGTGTTTACACTCGGAAGTACACCGTCTCAAGCCTCCTCGGGACATCCAG ACTGCGAGACCATCTACAGCCAGACCTTGGCATTTGCTAACGTTGACTGTGTGGATAGTATAGGTGGCATTGTCAACGACTATGTGGAAAAAGTGGTTAATGATGGCGACTGTGTCTTCCAAGCTGGGCCCGTCTTCTACAAGGGTTCCATCATCTTCGAAGGAACCAGCGGGGAATACACCATTCATTTTTATCTGTTCACTAAAACGATGTGGAATCAGAGCATAAAAGACTTGCTGAAGAAAACCTACTTTAAAGCTCTGTTAAAGCAATCATCAGCATTGTCCCTGAAATCTGAGAGATTGCTAGAACCCTGGAGGTGTGTTTTTCGTGGTTACATGTCTGAGTGTTCAGACCATATTCATGAAGTCAAAACGGTTGAAGAAATGGAAAAGGTGATGATCACTACCTTCCTAAATGGAGACAAGTTGTCCCGGTGGACGTTCATGGATATACTGaaagacatgtacatgtttgaagTGAGCCACGTGACTTTTCTAGCCCGATGGGTCAATTTCATCGCAACGCCAATTAACTTAATTCTTAGCATGATGTTCTTATCCCAATTTTATCTTATCGGTGGTCGCCGCGAAAGCATCATCAATTTGAATGTCTCTCATTTACTTATCATCGTACTTGTTGGATCCTACATGCGTTTAGGAACCATTCGGAAATGTGAACTGTGGGGGATTACAGTCTCCATCGTGCTTCTCTGTCTGTCCTTGACCGGAAGGTCTCTTTACATCCGGGTGTGTGGATACGATTCTTGTCCGGAAGGGATTTATTTTTTACCTCTGGTGTTGGGTTTCTTCACAAGTCTGATTCAGATTTCAAGTGATTTTCTGTATACCGATCCCAGCACTGGTG ACATAACTTTGGAGATGCTGAGAGACATGTTCTATGGATTCACCTTTGATACGAGTCTGACATTGGATGATCAACTCCGACAGGTTGTCTGGTTCTTCGCCTGGACAGTTCCGTCCACATTTGTGTCATGGGTACAACAAATAGGAGTCCAG GTTGCCTTTGTAATGACCAACATTGGGTATAGGCCTCCGGACGCGGAGACTTTCGTCAAATATCTCAAGAGATGTGAACAAAACGGCTTGGACATGTACCACAGGTTACCAAAGTCTTCATGCGACATCTCAAGAATGGCGATGACGTCACCGTGTGTTCAGGCATTGAAGGAATGTGGACTTTTGAGGAAACGAGAAAGTCTGACAACCAGGGAAACCCTAAATCTCTGTGTCACCATAAGACTCTGTTCAATTTACTTAAGAAAATAA
- the LOC128162994 gene encoding uncharacterized protein LOC128162994 isoform X1 yields the protein MSFVRRRALYKRKTSDAFNRTLSGDGLNLDCETIYSQTLAFANVDCVDSIGGIVNDYVEKVVNDGDCVFQAGPVFYKGSIIFEGTSGEYTIHFYLFTKTMWNQSIKDLLKKTYFKALLKQSSALSLKSERLLEPWRCVFRGYMSECSDHIHEVKTVEEMEKVMITTFLNGDKLSRWTFMDILKDMYMFEVSHVTFLARWVNFIATPINLILSMMFLSQFYLIGGRRESIINLNVSHLLIIVLVGSYMRLGTIRKCELWGITVSIVLLCLSLTGRSLYIRVCGYDSCPEGIYFLPLVLGFFTSLIQISSDFLYTDPSTGDITLEMLRDMFYGFTFDTSLTLDDQLRQVVWFFAWTVPSTFVSWVQQIGVQVAFVMTNIGYRPPDAETFVKYLKRCEQNGLDMYHRLPKSSCDISRMAMTSPCVQALKECGLLRKRESLTTRETLNLCVTIRLCSIYLRK from the exons ATGTCATTCGTTAGGAGAAG GGCTTTGTACAAACGTAAAACATCCGACGCTTTTAACCGGACGTTGAGTGGCGATGGGTTGAATTTAGACTGCGAGACCATCTACAGCCAGACCTTGGCATTTGCTAACGTTGACTGTGTGGATAGTATAGGTGGCATTGTCAACGACTATGTGGAAAAAGTGGTTAATGATGGCGACTGTGTCTTCCAAGCTGGGCCCGTCTTCTACAAGGGTTCCATCATCTTCGAAGGAACCAGCGGGGAATACACCATTCATTTTTATCTGTTCACTAAAACGATGTGGAATCAGAGCATAAAAGACTTGCTGAAGAAAACCTACTTTAAAGCTCTGTTAAAGCAATCATCAGCATTGTCCCTGAAATCTGAGAGATTGCTAGAACCCTGGAGGTGTGTTTTTCGTGGTTACATGTCTGAGTGTTCAGACCATATTCATGAAGTCAAAACGGTTGAAGAAATGGAAAAGGTGATGATCACTACCTTCCTAAATGGAGACAAGTTGTCCCGGTGGACGTTCATGGATATACTGaaagacatgtacatgtttgaagTGAGCCACGTGACTTTTCTAGCCCGATGGGTCAATTTCATCGCAACGCCAATTAACTTAATTCTTAGCATGATGTTCTTATCCCAATTTTATCTTATCGGTGGTCGCCGCGAAAGCATCATCAATTTGAATGTCTCTCATTTACTTATCATCGTACTTGTTGGATCCTACATGCGTTTAGGAACCATTCGGAAATGTGAACTGTGGGGGATTACAGTCTCCATCGTGCTTCTCTGTCTGTCCTTGACCGGAAGGTCTCTTTACATCCGGGTGTGTGGATACGATTCTTGTCCGGAAGGGATTTATTTTTTACCTCTGGTGTTGGGTTTCTTCACAAGTCTGATTCAGATTTCAAGTGATTTTCTGTATACCGATCCCAGCACTGGTG ACATAACTTTGGAGATGCTGAGAGACATGTTCTATGGATTCACCTTTGATACGAGTCTGACATTGGATGATCAACTCCGACAGGTTGTCTGGTTCTTCGCCTGGACAGTTCCGTCCACATTTGTGTCATGGGTACAACAAATAGGAGTCCAG GTTGCCTTTGTAATGACCAACATTGGGTATAGGCCTCCGGACGCGGAGACTTTCGTCAAATATCTCAAGAGATGTGAACAAAACGGCTTGGACATGTACCACAGGTTACCAAAGTCTTCATGCGACATCTCAAGAATGGCGATGACGTCACCGTGTGTTCAGGCATTGAAGGAATGTGGACTTTTGAGGAAACGAGAAAGTCTGACAACCAGGGAAACCCTAAATCTCTGTGTCACCATAAGACTCTGTTCAATTTACTTAAGAAAATAA
- the LOC128163012 gene encoding perlucin-like isoform X2, which yields MQKILFISLVYTSLAVCPQGFVEHEGSCYHVIRIQATWAEGRMYCHAYGSKLVSIETQKENTFLVNYLKSIDNQVHSARFWIGGNDIAQTGTYIWEGTQLPLNAGYTNYYQGSPDNGGDNLEEHCMEMSDRYNYEWNDNECKSKFYPICEMSGEDAEIIG from the exons ATGCAgaagattttatttatatcgctggtttatacat CATTGGCAGTCTGCCCGCAAGGATTTGTAGAACACGAGGGGTCCTGCTACCATGTGATAAGGATTCAAGCTACGTGGGCTGAAGGAAGA ATGTACTGCCATGCATATGGATCGAAGTTAGTCAGTATTGAAACGCAGAAAGAAAACACGTTTCTTGTTAACTACCTAAAAAGCATTGATA ACCAGGTTCATTCGGCACGGTTTTGGATCGGCGGAAATGACATAGCGCAAACCGGAACTTACATCTGGGAAGGAACACAACTTCCCTTAAACGCTGGGTACACTAATTACTATCAAGGGTCCCCTGATAATGGTGGAGACAATTTGGAAGAACACTGCATGGAAATGTCAGATCGCTATAACTATGAATGGAATGATAATGAATGTAAAAGCAAGTTCTATCCTATTTGTGAAATGAG tgGAGAAGATGCCGAAATCATTGGATAA